The genomic segment CGTGGCCCGATTTGCACGCTCCTGTGCCGTTCGCCCCTGCCGCCAGCGGCCCTGGGGCGCCCCGGGGCCGCTGGCGTGGCGCTCCCGTGCCAGGACGTGCGCGGCAGGGCGGCCATGCCCTGGCGCGGGAAGAATGCAGATTTTTTTCTTGCCCTGGGGGAAAAGGCGGGGTAAATAGTCCGTCTTCACCGCTTGGCGGCCTCGCGCACGCCCGAGCGGAGACAAGGGAGGTGATTTACTTTGCCCGGAGTGCTCCTGGAAGACAACGAGATCTTCGACATCGCCCTGCGTCGGTTCAAGAAGCAGGTCGAGAAGTCCGGCATCCTGTCGGAGCTGAAGAAGCGTCAGCATTACGAGAAGCCCAGCGTGCAGCGCAAGAAGAAGCGCGCCGCCGCCCGCAAACGGCTCCTCAAGAAGATGCGCAAGATGAGCGTGGGTTAAGCGTCCTGACGGGCGCCGGCCTTCGGGCCGCCCATGGCCAACAATAGAGGTGCAGCGCGGGACGACCACCGTTCCGCGCCGCATTTTTTTGCCCGGCTCCGGGGGGCGCCCCCGGTCAGCCTCGAGGATTCCGCCATGCCGACACTCCTGAAGAAGATCGAGACCGACTACCTCAGCGCGTACAAGGCCCGGCGGGAAACCGAGGTCGCCGTGCTGCGCATGCTCAAGACCGCCCTGAAGAATATGCAGGTGGACCTGGGCCGCGAGCCCGGGGACGCAGAGGTGCTGGACGCCGTCATGCGCCAGGTCAAGCAGCGCAAGGAATCCATCGAGCAGTTCCGCGCCGCCGCCCGCCACGACCTGGCCGACCGCGAGCAGGCCGAGCTGGAGGTCCTGCGCACCTACCTGCCCGAGCCCCTGACCCCCGAGGAGACCGCCGCCCTGGTGGACGCCGTGGTCGCCGACCTGGGCGCCACGGGCCTGGGGGACATGGGCCGCGTCATGGGCGCCATCACGGCCTCGCACAAGGGCCGCGTGGACGGCAAGGCCCTGGCCGCCCTGGTGCGCGCCCGCCTGGGCGCCTAGGACCGCTGGCCCATGCAAGCCCGTTCCCTGCACCTGCTGGAGTTTCCCAAGGTCCTGCGCCTGCTGGCGGAGGGGGCCGTGTCCGAGGCCGGGGCCGCGCGCTGCCTGGCCATCGCACCCCTGGCCGACCCTGCGCTGCTGGCCCGCGAGGCCGAGCGCCTGCGCCAGTGGCTGTCCTGGGCGGGGGAGACGGGCTTTGCCCTGCGGCCCTTCCCGTCCCTGGACGGGCTGCTGGACGCCCTGGCCCGCCCCACCGAAATACTGGACCTGGACGCCCTGTGGGCCGTGTTCCAGATGCTCGACGCCGCCCGCGAGGTGCGCGAGGCCCTGGCCGAGGCCGCCGTGCGCCATCCGCTGCTGGCCGAGGCCGCCCAGGGCCCCTGGCCAGCCATGCTCTGGTCGGGCCTGCGCCGCTGCCTGGGCCCCGACGGCAACCTGCGCGACGAGGCCTCGCCGCAGCTCTTCCAGGTGCGCTCGGAGATCCGCGCCATCCACCAGCGCTGCACCGTGCGCGTCAAGTCCTTCATCGAGCGCGAGGTGCTCTCGCAGTATCTCCAGGAGGAGTTCGTCACCATCTCCTCCGACCGCTACGTGCTGCCCTTCAAGACCAGCTTCAAGAACAAGCTGCCCGGCATCATCCACGACTATTCCCAGACCGGCGAGACCTGCTACTTCGAGCCCATGTTCCTGGTGGAGCTCAACAACGAGCTGCAACAGTACAAGCAGGAGGAGCGCGAGGCCGAACGCGAGGTGCTGCGGCTGCTCTCCGGCCTGCTGCGCCAGGAGCGCGAGGCCCTGGGCGCGGCCTACGACTTCGTGGTCGATGCCGACGTGCTGGGGGCCAAGGCGGCCTTTGCCGCGCGCTTCGACGCCCGGCCCGCCGAGGTCGCCCCCGGGGCGCCCCTGCGCCTGCTCGGCGCGCGCCATCCGCTGCTGGCCGCCGCCGGTTCCGGCGCCGTGCCCGTGGACATCCTGCTCGAGCCCGGCCAGCGCGCGCTGGTCGTGAGCGGCGGCAACGCGGGCGGCAAGACCGTGGCCCTCAAGACCCTGGGCCTGGGCGCGGCCATGGCCCTGGCGGCGCTGCCCGTGTGCGCCCGCGAGGGCAGCTCCCTGCCTGCCTGGGGCAAGCTCTTCGTGCTCTTGGGCGACGAGCAGAGCATTGAGGACTCCCTGTCCACCTTCACGGCGCAGATCCGCCATCTTTCCGCAGCCTGGGAGGCCATTGACGATGCCTCCCTGGTGATTATGGATGAATTCGGCGCGGGAACGGACCCCAGCCAGGGCGCCGCCCTGGCCCAGGCCGTGGTGGACGGCTTCCTGGACAAGGGCTCCTGGCTGGCCGTGGCCACCCATTTTCCGGCCCTCAAGGCCTATGCGCTCTCGCGCGAGCGGGTGCGCGCGGCCTCGGTGCTCTTTGACCCCAAGACCAAGCGGCCCCTGTACCACCTGGCCTACGACCAGGTCGGCGCCAGCCAGGCCCTGGACGTGGCCCGCGAGCACGGCCTGCCCGAGCACCTTCTGGCCCGCGCCCAGCAGTACATGCTGCTGGACGGCTCGGACACCTCGGCGGTGCTGGAGCGGCTTAACGCCCTGGCCGTGGAGCGCGAGGGGGAGCTGGACGCGCTGCGCGCCGAGCAGGGCAGGCTGCGCGAGCGCCGGGCCAAGCTCCAGGAGCGTTTCGACGCCGAGCGCCGCCGCCTGCTGGAGGACATCCAGACCCGCTCGCGCGAGATCATGCGCGCCTGGCGCGAGGACAAGCTCGGGCGCAAGCAGGCCATGAAAGAGCTGGCGGACCTGCGCCGCGAGGCGGGCGGCGGGGAGCCCGAGGCCCCCGAGGGCGCCCCCGGGCCCCTGGAATTCGACGCCGTGGCCGTGGGCGGGCGCTACCGCCACCTGGGCCTGGGCAAGACCGGCACCGCCGCCGCCCTGGACGAGCGCAGGCAGCAGGTGAAGCTGGACCTGGGCGGGGTCAGCGTCTGGGCCCGCCCGGCGGACCTCGCCCCCGAGGCCCAGCCCGCCGCCGCCGCGCCGGGCCCGCGGGCCGTGGCCGTGCCTGCCGCCAGCGGCGCCGGGGCCCTGGACCTGCGCGGCGTGCGCGCCGAGGAGGCCGAAGGCCAGGTCTGCCGCTTTCTGGACGGCGCCGTGCTCTCGGGGCTCTCCGAGGTGGAGATCGTCCATGGCCGGGGCACCGGGGCGCTACGCAAGGAGGTCCACCGCATCCTGCGCGCCTTCCCGGCGGTGGAGCATTTCACCCTGGCCCCCGAGGACCGGGGCGGCGACGGCATGACCATTGTGGAACTGAAATGACGCAGGCGGGTCCATGGGCAAGCACGACACAGGAGCCATCGCGGCCATAAAGGAGCGCCTGGACATCGTGGAGATGGTCCGGCGCTACGTGGACCTGCGCCCCGTGTCGGGCCGCTGGACCGGGCCCTGCCCGTTCCACCAGGAAACCAAGCCCTCGTTCTCGGTCAACCCGCAGCTGGGCTACTACTACTGTTTCGGCTGCCGCGCCTCGGGAGATGTCATCGATTTCTACAGGGAAATAAACGGCCTGGATTTCCGCGAGGCCTTGCAGCAACTGGCCGAGCAGGCCGGGGTGGAGCTGGGCGACGCCCGGCCCGACCCCGCGCAGGACCGCCGCAGGCGCGAGCGCAGCACGAGCATCGCCCTGCACAAGCTGGCCGCCGAGTTCTACGTGCGCAACCTGGGCGCCCCGGGCGGGGGCGTGGCCCGGGACTACATCGCCCGGCGCGGGCTGAGCGAGGAGACCGTGCGCGCCTTCGCCCTGGGCTACAGCCCGGACGACTGGCACGCCCTGGAGAAGTACCTCCAGGGCCACCGCCACGACCCGCGCGACGGGGTGGTGGCCGGGCTCTTGGTGCAAAACGACAAGGGCAACGTCTACGACCGCTTCCGGGGGCGGCTGATGTTTCCCATCCACAACCTGGCCGGGCAGGTGGTGGCCTTCGGGGCGCGCACCCTGACCGGCGACGATCCCAAGTACCTGAATTCCAGCGAATCGCCCATTTACATCAAGGGCGATAATCTATACGGCCTCTATCAGGCCCGTCGCAGCATCGCCCACCACAAGCAGGCGCTGCTCACCGAGGGGTACACCGACGTGCTCTCGCTGCACCAGTTCGGTTTCACCAACGCCTGCGGGGTGTTGGGCACCGCGCTGACCGAGAACCAGGTGCGCCGCCTGGCGGGGTTCTGCTCGAACCTGGCCCTGGTGTTCGACGGCGACGGGGCCGGGCGCAAGGCCGCCCTGCGCTCGGCGGAAATGGTCCTGGCCCGGGGCATGACCTGCCGGGTGGTGGTGCTGCCCGATGGCGAAGACGTGGACAGCCTGCTCCAGGCCAAGGGCGCCGAAGCCTTCCGGGCGCTGCTGGACGAGGCCCCCGAGGGGCTGGACTTCTGCCTGCGCGTGGTGGGCGGCCAGTCCACGCGCGAGCTGGTGCAATGGGCCGACGGATTCCTGGGTCAGCTCGACGAGCCCCAGTGGCGCTCGCCGCTGATCACGCGCATCGCCCAGCGCCTGGGGTTCAAGGAAGACGAATTTCGCGCGCGCCTGGCCTCGGAGGGCCGGGCCCGGGCGGCCGCGCCAGTGGCGCCGGCGCCGCGCGCGGGCGACAAGGGGAACAAGCTGGACCGCCAGCTGGTCCGTTTTGCGGTCTGCAATCCGCACTATGTGGCCCGGTTGCGCGACAAGGGCATGGGCCGTGTGCTCGTGTCCGAGTTCGCCTTGTGCCTGTGGGAGAAGATGGAGGCCAACCCCGGTCTCGACGTGATGCATATTCTGACCCCGGCGGAGAAGCGCTACTGGGTCGAATGCCTGGAAGGCAACACGCGCAGCGGGGAAGACTCCGAGCGGGAATGGACGGAAATTTGCGATTATCTCGAACGCGAGACCCTGCGTGACGACAAGCAGGCCACGTTCGAGGCCCTGCGCAAGGCCCAGGTGGAAGGCGACACAGCCGAGGTGGAGCGTCTGCTTCGGCGCCAGCAGGAGATTCTAGGGAGGCTCAATGAGCAACATTAAGGAAGTCCAGCAAATCAAGATCCTCATCGCCGAGGGCAAGAAAAAGGGCTTTCTGACCTTCGACGAGGTCAACAAGGCCCTGCCTTCGGACATAAACAAGCCCGAGCAGATGGAAGAGATCATCGAGATCTTCGACTCGATGAACATCGCCATCGTGGATACCGAGAAGGAAGGCAAGCAGCTCGAACTGGTGCGCGACGACTCCGAGGACGAGCCCGCAGGCGAACTGGAGCTGACCGACAGCGAGGACGCCGCCGACTATTCCTCGCGCAGCACCGACCCGGTGCGCATGTACCTGCGCGAGATGGGCGCCGTGTCGCTGCTCGACCGCGAGGGCGAGGTGGTCATCGCCAAGAAGATCGAGGCCGGGGAGATGGAAGTGCTCTACGCCCTGGTGGAAGTCCCCGTGGCCATCG from the Desulfocurvus vexinensis DSM 17965 genome contains:
- the dnaG gene encoding DNA primase, with the protein product MGKHDTGAIAAIKERLDIVEMVRRYVDLRPVSGRWTGPCPFHQETKPSFSVNPQLGYYYCFGCRASGDVIDFYREINGLDFREALQQLAEQAGVELGDARPDPAQDRRRRERSTSIALHKLAAEFYVRNLGAPGGGVARDYIARRGLSEETVRAFALGYSPDDWHALEKYLQGHRHDPRDGVVAGLLVQNDKGNVYDRFRGRLMFPIHNLAGQVVAFGARTLTGDDPKYLNSSESPIYIKGDNLYGLYQARRSIAHHKQALLTEGYTDVLSLHQFGFTNACGVLGTALTENQVRRLAGFCSNLALVFDGDGAGRKAALRSAEMVLARGMTCRVVVLPDGEDVDSLLQAKGAEAFRALLDEAPEGLDFCLRVVGGQSTRELVQWADGFLGQLDEPQWRSPLITRIAQRLGFKEDEFRARLASEGRARAAAPVAPAPRAGDKGNKLDRQLVRFAVCNPHYVARLRDKGMGRVLVSEFALCLWEKMEANPGLDVMHILTPAEKRYWVECLEGNTRSGEDSEREWTEICDYLERETLRDDKQATFEALRKAQVEGDTAEVERLLRRQQEILGRLNEQH
- the rpsU gene encoding 30S ribosomal protein S21; translation: MPGVLLEDNEIFDIALRRFKKQVEKSGILSELKKRQHYEKPSVQRKKKRAAARKRLLKKMRKMSVG
- a CDS encoding endonuclease MutS2; translated protein: MQARSLHLLEFPKVLRLLAEGAVSEAGAARCLAIAPLADPALLAREAERLRQWLSWAGETGFALRPFPSLDGLLDALARPTEILDLDALWAVFQMLDAAREVREALAEAAVRHPLLAEAAQGPWPAMLWSGLRRCLGPDGNLRDEASPQLFQVRSEIRAIHQRCTVRVKSFIEREVLSQYLQEEFVTISSDRYVLPFKTSFKNKLPGIIHDYSQTGETCYFEPMFLVELNNELQQYKQEEREAEREVLRLLSGLLRQEREALGAAYDFVVDADVLGAKAAFAARFDARPAEVAPGAPLRLLGARHPLLAAAGSGAVPVDILLEPGQRALVVSGGNAGGKTVALKTLGLGAAMALAALPVCAREGSSLPAWGKLFVLLGDEQSIEDSLSTFTAQIRHLSAAWEAIDDASLVIMDEFGAGTDPSQGAALAQAVVDGFLDKGSWLAVATHFPALKAYALSRERVRAASVLFDPKTKRPLYHLAYDQVGASQALDVAREHGLPEHLLARAQQYMLLDGSDTSAVLERLNALAVEREGELDALRAEQGRLRERRAKLQERFDAERRRLLEDIQTRSREIMRAWREDKLGRKQAMKELADLRREAGGGEPEAPEGAPGPLEFDAVAVGGRYRHLGLGKTGTAAALDERRQQVKLDLGGVSVWARPADLAPEAQPAAAAPGPRAVAVPAASGAGALDLRGVRAEEAEGQVCRFLDGAVLSGLSEVEIVHGRGTGALRKEVHRILRAFPAVEHFTLAPEDRGGDGMTIVELK
- a CDS encoding GatB/YqeY domain-containing protein, translated to MPTLLKKIETDYLSAYKARRETEVAVLRMLKTALKNMQVDLGREPGDAEVLDAVMRQVKQRKESIEQFRAAARHDLADREQAELEVLRTYLPEPLTPEETAALVDAVVADLGATGLGDMGRVMGAITASHKGRVDGKALAALVRARLGA